Proteins co-encoded in one Streptomyces roseochromogenus subsp. oscitans DS 12.976 genomic window:
- a CDS encoding helix-turn-helix domain-containing protein, with product MASLNVGNLGEYLREQRRNAQLSLRQLADAAGVSNPYLSQIERGLRKPSAEVLQQVAKALRISAETLYVRAGILDAERDRDEAETRAVILADPSLNERQKQVLLQIYESFRKENGFGGGEPDADEAAGDPAQDAGADTDDTGTADVSDTDAGPRRTAG from the coding sequence ATGGCATCGCTGAACGTCGGCAATCTCGGTGAGTACCTGCGCGAGCAGCGGCGCAATGCCCAGCTGTCGCTGCGGCAGCTCGCCGACGCCGCCGGGGTGTCCAATCCGTACCTGAGCCAGATCGAGCGCGGGCTGCGCAAGCCCAGCGCGGAGGTGCTCCAGCAGGTCGCCAAGGCCCTGCGCATCTCCGCCGAGACGTTGTACGTCCGCGCCGGCATCCTCGATGCCGAACGCGACCGCGACGAGGCGGAGACGCGTGCGGTCATCCTCGCCGACCCCTCGCTCAACGAGCGGCAGAAGCAGGTGCTGCTCCAGATCTACGAGTCCTTCCGCAAGGAGAACGGATTCGGGGGCGGCGAGCCCGACGCGGACGAGGCGGCCGGCGACCCGGCACAGGACGCGGGTGCGGACACCGACGACACCGGTACGGCCGACGTGAGCGATACCGATGCCGGTCCGCGGCGGACGGCCGGGTAA
- a CDS encoding MerR family transcriptional regulator, producing MGLLTIGAFAKASRLSQKALRLYDELGLLPPARVDPVTGYRLYAPEQLDQARLVAWLRRLGMPLARIQHVRTLNADAAAQEVRAFWAQVEADTAARRDLATFLIDHLSRKDPAMSPTAKPLGIRYAALSDTGLVRESNQDTAYAGPRLLAVADGCGSQGAPASAAAIDALKHLETDNIPAGNLLNVLEDVIEQAQQAVHDIAENGSSPEGTGTTLTAMLWTGSQLALVHIGDSRVYLLREGELFQITHDHTMVQSMVDEGRLSPEEAASHPQRSLLIRALGQGANTTPDMRLHDAQREDRYLLCSDGLSTVVPTQDIHRALSEISEPELAVRELITLANGSGGPDNVSCVVADVPLELEQ from the coding sequence ATGGGGTTGCTGACCATTGGGGCGTTCGCGAAGGCGTCCCGGCTGTCGCAGAAGGCGCTGCGTCTTTACGACGAGCTCGGCCTGCTGCCCCCCGCCCGCGTCGACCCGGTGACCGGCTACCGCCTCTACGCACCGGAACAGCTGGACCAGGCCCGACTGGTCGCCTGGCTCCGCCGCCTGGGAATGCCCCTGGCCCGCATCCAGCACGTCCGCACGCTGAATGCAGACGCGGCAGCCCAGGAAGTCCGCGCGTTCTGGGCCCAGGTCGAAGCTGACACCGCCGCACGGCGGGACCTGGCCACCTTCCTCATCGACCACCTGTCACGGAAGGACCCCGCCATGTCCCCGACCGCCAAGCCCCTGGGAATCCGTTACGCGGCTCTTTCGGACACGGGCCTTGTCCGCGAGAGCAACCAGGACACCGCCTATGCCGGACCGCGCCTGCTCGCCGTCGCCGACGGCTGCGGCAGCCAAGGAGCCCCCGCCAGCGCAGCCGCCATCGACGCGCTCAAGCACCTCGAAACCGACAACATCCCCGCCGGCAATCTCCTCAACGTCCTCGAAGACGTCATCGAACAGGCCCAGCAGGCCGTGCACGACATCGCCGAGAACGGCTCATCGCCCGAAGGCACCGGCACGACGCTCACCGCGATGCTCTGGACCGGATCACAGCTGGCACTGGTCCACATCGGCGACTCCCGCGTCTACCTCCTGCGCGAGGGAGAACTGTTCCAGATCACCCACGACCACACCATGGTCCAGTCGATGGTCGATGAAGGACGCCTCAGCCCGGAAGAAGCCGCCTCCCACCCCCAGCGGTCACTGTTGATACGCGCCCTTGGCCAAGGAGCGAATACCACCCCCGACATGCGCCTCCACGACGCCCAGCGGGAAGACCGATACCTGCTCTGCTCCGACGGCCTGTCGACCGTCGTGCCGACCCAGGACATCCACCGAGCGCTCTCCGAGATCAGCGAACCCGAACTGGCCGTCCGCGAACTCATCACGCTCGCCAACGGCTCCGGCGGCCCCGACAACGTCAGCTGCGTAGTCGCCGACGTCCCTCTGGAGCTCGAGCAGTAG
- a CDS encoding class I SAM-dependent methyltransferase: protein MGTVTRGTTNPNRLRRMDRWIAATHGAELRRAEDPLAIDLGYGAAPWTAVELLGRLRTAAPRARVVGVEIEPERVAAARPYEREGLAFRHGGFEVPVPGRPLLIRAANVLRQYDEAEVAAVWARLCARLAPAGAGSHGGLLVEGTCDEIGRRHVWVALGPEGPRTVTFAARLGSLEQPSDLAERLPKALIHRNVPGEPVHAFLRDFDRAWAAAAPYASYGARQRWLCTVRDLTTDWPVTDSPARWRQGEVTVAWAALAPRT, encoded by the coding sequence GTGGGCACGGTGACGCGCGGGACCACCAACCCCAACCGGCTGCGCCGTATGGACCGCTGGATCGCTGCGACCCACGGCGCCGAACTTCGCCGCGCCGAGGACCCGCTGGCGATCGACCTCGGCTACGGCGCCGCGCCCTGGACCGCCGTCGAACTGCTCGGCCGGCTGCGGACCGCGGCGCCACGCGCGCGCGTGGTCGGCGTCGAGATCGAACCGGAGCGGGTCGCGGCCGCGCGGCCGTACGAACGGGAGGGGCTGGCCTTCCGGCACGGCGGCTTCGAGGTCCCGGTGCCCGGACGGCCGCTGCTCATACGGGCCGCCAATGTGCTGCGCCAGTACGACGAGGCCGAGGTCGCCGCCGTCTGGGCGCGGCTGTGCGCGCGACTGGCTCCGGCCGGCGCCGGCTCGCACGGCGGGCTGCTGGTCGAGGGGACGTGCGACGAGATCGGACGGCGGCACGTGTGGGTGGCACTCGGCCCGGAGGGGCCGCGGACCGTGACCTTCGCCGCCCGGCTGGGCTCGCTGGAACAGCCGTCCGACCTCGCCGAGCGGCTGCCGAAGGCGCTGATCCACCGGAACGTCCCCGGCGAGCCGGTGCACGCCTTCCTGCGCGACTTCGACCGCGCCTGGGCCGCCGCCGCGCCCTACGCCTCCTACGGCGCCCGGCAGCGCTGGCTGTGCACGGTACGGGACTTGACGACCGACTGGCCGGTGACGGACTCCCCGGCCCGCTGGCGGCAGGGCGAAGTGACGGTGGCGTGGGCGGCGTTGGCGCCGAGGACCTGA
- a CDS encoding VOC family protein encodes MPLQMELVAITLDCPDPLALAAFYQQATGFEPHPKSDAQFAGLNREDGLFIGFQRVEDYRAPSWPGQTVPQQLHICFKVAESLDEAEARLLKLGAGKPDHQPHGDKARVLTDPAGHPFCIVTR; translated from the coding sequence ATGCCCCTGCAGATGGAACTGGTCGCGATAACACTTGATTGCCCTGATCCGCTGGCTCTGGCGGCGTTCTATCAGCAGGCCACCGGCTTTGAACCACACCCGAAGTCGGACGCCCAGTTCGCCGGTCTCAACCGTGAGGACGGACTCTTCATCGGCTTCCAGCGGGTCGAGGACTACCGGGCTCCGAGTTGGCCTGGCCAGACCGTTCCTCAGCAGCTTCACATCTGCTTCAAGGTCGCGGAGAGCCTGGACGAGGCCGAGGCCCGGCTACTGAAGCTGGGTGCGGGCAAGCCGGATCACCAGCCGCACGGGGACAAGGCGCGGGTCCTCACCGACCCTGCTGGGCATCCCTTCTGCATCGTCACGCGCTGA
- a CDS encoding DUF2516 family protein translates to MTAVGGLMWLIFTAMLALAIVAFVMAAIFRVDAYRAADKQNKGFWLIILGIAVAVNLFVPMLFLQLAGLVATIVFFVDVRPALQQVSGGRGFRRRGRGSSSDGPYGPYNGGR, encoded by the coding sequence ATGACGGCAGTCGGCGGACTGATGTGGCTGATCTTCACCGCCATGCTGGCACTCGCCATCGTGGCGTTCGTGATGGCCGCGATCTTCCGCGTGGACGCGTACCGCGCCGCGGACAAGCAGAACAAGGGCTTCTGGCTGATCATCCTCGGCATCGCGGTCGCCGTGAACCTCTTCGTCCCTATGCTGTTCCTGCAGCTGGCGGGCCTGGTCGCGACGATCGTCTTCTTCGTGGACGTACGCCCCGCCCTCCAGCAGGTCTCGGGCGGCAGGGGCTTCCGCCGCCGGGGCCGCGGGAGCAGCAGCGACGGCCCCTACGGCCCGTACAACGGCGGCCGCTGA
- a CDS encoding C40 family peptidase, protein MGASVTGWGKRSILSAAVTVVCAVTVLGAPGTAFAAPKPTPNTSPSPSTTPTPPPGKDLEKVREQLDKLYHDAAVATDAYNAAEEKAKQQSAEIVALAKKIDEGQQTLTKLKDQAGAAARAQYRTGGIPPTAQFLLSDDPGQVLDGAGLLLQGQRATKSLISELTSTQKQLQAYAADAADQWKKLDADRKDKAAAQKKVQQQIDAAKKLESKLQKKEQQQLDQLEQQAALKAQTDWLDTGILKKIHGKASAQGEKAIAFATEQLGKPYVWGAEGPQSYDCSGLTSQAWAAAGHPIPRTSQEQWKQLQHVGIQDMRPGDLIIYFDDASHVALYIGDGAIIQAPRPGRTVTIAGAGSMPILGVVRPDA, encoded by the coding sequence TTGGGGGCATCTGTGACGGGCTGGGGCAAGCGCAGCATCCTCTCGGCCGCCGTGACCGTGGTCTGCGCGGTGACCGTGCTGGGCGCGCCCGGCACGGCCTTCGCCGCCCCGAAACCGACCCCGAACACCTCTCCGAGTCCGAGCACCACCCCGACTCCCCCGCCGGGCAAGGACCTTGAGAAGGTCCGCGAGCAGCTCGACAAGCTCTACCACGACGCGGCCGTCGCCACCGACGCCTACAACGCGGCCGAGGAGAAGGCCAAGCAGCAGTCCGCCGAGATCGTCGCGCTGGCGAAGAAGATCGACGAGGGACAGCAGACGCTCACGAAGCTCAAGGACCAGGCGGGCGCGGCCGCCCGCGCCCAGTACCGCACCGGCGGCATCCCGCCCACCGCCCAGTTCCTGCTCAGTGACGACCCCGGACAGGTCCTGGACGGGGCCGGACTGCTCCTGCAGGGCCAGCGGGCAACGAAGTCGCTGATCAGCGAACTGACCAGCACCCAGAAACAGTTGCAGGCGTACGCCGCCGACGCCGCCGACCAGTGGAAGAAACTGGACGCCGACCGCAAGGACAAGGCCGCCGCCCAGAAGAAGGTCCAGCAGCAGATCGACGCCGCGAAGAAGCTGGAATCCAAGCTGCAGAAGAAGGAGCAACAGCAGCTAGACCAGCTGGAGCAGCAGGCCGCGCTGAAGGCGCAGACGGACTGGCTGGACACCGGCATTCTCAAGAAGATCCACGGCAAGGCGTCCGCGCAGGGCGAGAAGGCCATCGCGTTCGCCACCGAGCAGCTCGGCAAGCCGTATGTGTGGGGCGCCGAGGGCCCGCAGTCCTACGACTGCTCCGGCCTGACCTCCCAGGCCTGGGCGGCGGCCGGCCACCCCATCCCGCGCACCTCGCAGGAGCAGTGGAAACAGCTCCAGCACGTCGGCATCCAGGACATGCGCCCGGGCGACCTCATCATCTATTTCGACGACGCCAGCCACGTCGCCCTCTACATCGGCGACGGCGCGATCATCCAGGCCCCGCGCCCGGGGCGTACGGTGACGATCGCGGGCGCCGGTTCGATGCCGATCCTGGGGGTCGTACGACCGGACGCGTAG
- a CDS encoding PP2C family protein-serine/threonine phosphatase, with amino-acid sequence MPVPVPRQRAIPAVESGQAQAASAVGGPLKEEAHRDATPTGTTLTLLLIEDDPAGSPIVPDLLDPAGKPIRVRTARNLTEAERLLTDDVHCILLDLALPAPGGSDADDELAVLRHVLRLAPRHAVLALTGSGDAERGTEAVRVGAQDYLYREELDGRLLSRAIRYAVERKRSDTAERRLAEGRLRAQENRRLERGLLPTPLLDGSALRFAARYRPGRSRALLGGDFYDAVRTPDGTVHAMIGDVCGHGPDEAALGVELRIAWRALTLAGLCGDELLGTLQQVLEHERSDEEIFATLCTVDIAPDGRSAGLCLAGHPAPLLARPGRLAGLLPYDNNGPALGLLPGARWPRMQVELGAEWSLMLYTDGLIEGRVGQSGERLGQDGMVSMIRRQLAEGLRGETLLRAAVSEVRDLNGGELTDDVAVVLLDRTS; translated from the coding sequence ATGCCCGTACCCGTACCGCGGCAGAGAGCGATCCCGGCCGTGGAGAGTGGTCAGGCGCAGGCCGCCTCCGCAGTCGGCGGCCCCCTCAAGGAAGAGGCCCACCGCGACGCCACACCCACCGGCACCACTCTCACCCTGCTGCTGATCGAGGACGATCCGGCCGGCTCGCCGATCGTGCCCGATCTGCTGGACCCCGCCGGCAAGCCGATCCGCGTGCGCACCGCCCGCAACCTCACCGAGGCCGAGCGGCTGCTCACCGACGACGTGCACTGCATCCTGCTGGACCTCGCGCTGCCCGCGCCCGGTGGCAGCGACGCGGACGACGAGCTTGCCGTGCTCCGGCATGTGCTGAGGCTCGCGCCCCGGCACGCCGTGCTCGCACTGACCGGCTCCGGCGACGCCGAGCGCGGCACCGAGGCCGTGCGCGTGGGCGCCCAGGACTATCTCTACCGGGAAGAGCTGGACGGCCGGCTGCTCAGCCGTGCCATCCGGTACGCGGTGGAGCGGAAACGTTCCGATACGGCCGAGCGGCGGCTGGCCGAGGGCCGGCTGCGCGCGCAGGAGAACCGCCGCCTGGAGCGCGGGCTGCTGCCCACGCCCCTGCTGGACGGCTCCGCGCTGCGCTTCGCCGCCCGCTACCGCCCCGGCCGTTCCCGGGCGCTGCTCGGCGGCGACTTCTACGACGCCGTCCGCACCCCCGACGGCACCGTGCACGCCATGATCGGCGACGTCTGCGGCCATGGCCCGGACGAGGCCGCGCTCGGCGTGGAGCTGCGCATCGCCTGGCGTGCGCTGACGCTGGCCGGGCTGTGCGGGGACGAGCTGCTGGGCACGCTGCAGCAGGTGCTGGAGCATGAGCGGTCAGACGAGGAGATCTTCGCGACGCTGTGCACGGTCGATATCGCGCCGGACGGCCGGAGTGCGGGCCTGTGCCTGGCCGGGCACCCGGCACCGCTGCTGGCCCGTCCCGGGCGGCTGGCCGGGCTGCTCCCCTACGACAACAACGGACCCGCCCTCGGCCTGCTGCCGGGTGCCCGCTGGCCGCGGATGCAGGTGGAGCTGGGTGCCGAGTGGAGCCTGATGCTCTACACCGACGGGCTGATCGAGGGCCGGGTCGGTCAGAGCGGGGAGCGGCTGGGGCAGGACGGAATGGTGTCGATGATCCGCCGGCAGCTGGCTGAGGGGCTGCGGGGGGAGACGCTGTTGCGGGCCGCGGTGAGTGAGGTGCGGGATCTCAATGGGGGCGAGCTGACCGACGACGTCGCCGTTGTGCTGCTGGACCGGACGTCGTAA